The Mesorhizobium sp. INR15 region TGACGATGGTCGATTCCAGCCCGACCGGCGTCGCACCGCCGTCGACCACCAGCTTGATCCGGCTGCCGAGATCGGCGGCCACGGCTTCAGCCGTTGTCGCGCTGATTTTACCCGATGAATTGGCGCTGGGCGCGGCTAGAGGATGGCCGAGCCTGGCGATCAACTCGCCACCGAATCCTCTCGGCATGCGCAAGGCGATCGTGTCGAGCCCGGCGGTGACCAGCGGGTGAATGCCGTTGCCGGGCCGCTGTGGCAGCACCAGTGTCAGTGGACCCGGCCAGAATGCCCGCGCCAGCTTTTCCGACAGCGGATCGAACCGGGCAATGCGTTCCGCCATTGCCAGATCGGCCACATGCGCGATCAACGGATTAAAGCGCGGCCGGCCCTTGGCCTCGAAAATGCGCGCCACGCCGACGCCATTGGTTGCATCGCCGGCGAGCCCGTAAACGGTTTCCGTCGGAATCGCGACGACATCGCCGCCCGCCAGCAAGGCCAGCGCCCGCTCCATTGCCTCGCCGACGGCAAGTATTTCTGCCACGCGTCACCTCACAGATGCCGGTGCGTAATACGCTGCCGCGCTCGGGGCAAGTCCGGGCATTGGCGATTTATCAATTCCTAAAATGCTATCTTTCCGTGCAAGCCGGTATCAATCGCCATCCGCTATCGTGCCGGCTTGCTGGGCAAAGGGGAGCTGTTATCGTGGCTATGCGTATATTGGGAGCACTGGGCGTCACTCTGGTGGCGATGACCACCGTGGCGCAGGCCTCGTCGCTGGTTTTTCCCGCCGCATCATCCTCGACGCCTTCCATCGTCTGGATCGGTGCGCCCAAGACGGCGGAGACGGCTGCAGCCAGCACAACCAAAGCCGGTGATGTGCAGCATGCGCGATCGGTCGTAGCGCTCGGCGACAAGATCCCTGACGTGACCTATGAAAAAGTGGCGGCGATCCCCGACAAACCAGCGCCGAGCCATGGGCCCGTGCAGGCCCCGATGATCATTCGTGGCGGCGTCGTTGGTGGTGCATTCTCCGCCCCGACGCCCAGCAAGGCGCAAGCCACGACCACGGCGCCCGCCGCCGCGCCCGCCGCCGCGCCAGCCAAGGCAACGGCCACTGCCTCGGCAGCGCCGACGCGAGCGCCCAATGGCGAGAAGGCTGCCGCTGCGGGCCGGTCGCCTCCGGCGGCACAAAAGCCGCAACCGCCCATCCCCGGCGTCGGCGAAGCCAAGTAGCCGAAGCGCTTATCAATCAACTTGACGCCAGTCCGGCGCCCGGCGCACCATTGCTCGGAGCCTTGGCCGACCGTATAGCGCGGCGAAGCATCGCCGCCCGAATTTCGGCAATCAGCTCCGGCAGACCGTATTTCATCACTCAGGGCAAAGGGGTTTTAACATGAGCAAGCCAAGAACCATCACCATGGCCGGCCTTCTGCTGGCATCACTGCTGGGCGTCGGCGCCGCCCATGCCGACGACATGCTGGGGTCCTATGTCGCCCGCATTTCCGACCGGGATCATCACGCCAGCGACGGCTACGCGCTGGACAATGCAGCGCAGATGGTGCGGCAGGACCGTGCCAACTGGCACAAGTTCCACCAGCGCGACAGCGACGACGAAGGCGATGGATGGTTCCGGACCAATGATCAGCGGGCTCAGTTGCAGCGCATGCTGGAGCGCGGCGGCGCGATGAGCGCATCGACCAAGCGCGCCATCGTCAATGGTGAACCGTTGATACAGGTCGACGTCTATGAAGACAGCGTGCGCGTCAGCATTCTCGAAAATTGAATAAGAAAGGGCGGCGCCTGCGCGCCGCCCACTCTCGTCGACAAAGATTCTTGCCGGCTGAAATTTCAGGCAGCGACTTCTTCGTCGGTGTCGTCTTCGGCGGTCTCTTCGTCGGACTCGTCTTCTTCGGCTTCGCCATCTTCAGCCTTCACGCTGTCGTCGGCGTCGTCTTCTTCATCTTCCTCGTCTTCGTCCTCATCGTCACCCAAAAGAGTGGCGGTTTCGGCGTCGCCTTCGTCAGACTCTTCGCCGTCTTCATCGTCGCCGTCTTCGTCGTCATCCGACATATCGGCGGCTTCGACCGTGGCAGCGGCGGCGTGATCGAGGGTGGTTTCGGAAGCGGATTCAAGCGCCCCCGCAGCGCTTGAGGTTTCTTCAGTCACTTCGATTTCGTGATCGGAATTCATGGAAGCCTCCGTGGGTTGGGGAACATGTCCCTTTTGCCACGGAGAGATCATCGTCATATGACTGTAAGCCGGCTCGAATGGCCGGCCGGACGATATTTTTTCCGGGCGCCTGAAGCTCGTTTTATCCGGCGATCTTGGAGAAATCCGCGACCTGATCTGTGGCCGCGCGGATGCGGGCGAGCAGCGCCAGACGGTTGGCGCGTACGGCCAAGTCCTCATCATTCACGAGAACGCGTTCAAAGAATGAATCAACGGGTTCGCGCAAAACGCTAAGCGCCAGCATGGCGCCGGAATAGTCTTCGTTGTGAATCGCTTGGCCGGCTTCCTTCTCGGCTTGATTCACCGCCGCAAACAGCGACTTCTCGGCATCCTCGCGAAACAACGCCGGCTCAACAGTCTCGGCGACCACCGTTTTCTTCTTCTCCTCGGCGGCCAGAATGTTGGCCGCGCGCTTGGTGCCGGCGAGCAGGTTCTTGCCATCCTCGGTGTCGAGGAATTTGCCCAGCGCTTCAACGCGGCGAACGATCCGCAGGAGGTCATCGGACCGCGGCGTGATGACCGCGTCGATGAGGTCATGCCGTGCGCCCTGATCGCGGAGATAGACCTTCAGGCGATCGTGGAAGAAGGAAAGAAGATCATTCGTGAACGGAGCCAACGAGGCCTCCAGTTCCATGACGCGCTGCCCATCGAAGAACTCTCGTTCCGGGTCGGCAGCACCAAAGGTCTCAGATGCTGCCTTATTGAGGCCGTCCTTCACCAACCTGGCGACAAGGCCTGATTCCGGCAAAAGGCGGCTTTCCCCCCGGTATTCCTTGATCCGGGCATCCAGCATCGCCACGACGCCTCTGGCCTGCGCACCTTCACCAGAACGTTCATAGGCAGAAAGCGCCGCCGCGACGGTCGCGGCAATGGCGACACTGAAGGAGAGCTTGATCTTGTTTTCAAGCACGATCCTCACCACCCCCAGCGCAGCGCGGCGCAATGCATAGGGGTCCTTCGATCCGGTCGGCTTTTCATCGATAGCCCAGAAGCCAACCAATGTGTCGAGCTTGTCGGCGAGTGCGACAGCGACGGACACCGGATCGGTCGGCACTCGGTCGGATGGGCCCTGCGGCTTGTAATGCTCCTCGATCGCGGCGGCCACGCTCGCATGCTCGCCTTGCAGCAGCGCGTATTTGCGGCCCATGGCGCCTTGCAGTTCCGGGAATTCGCCAACCACTTCGGTCGTGAGGTCAGCTTTGGCCAGGACTGCGGCGCGGCGTGCAAGGGTGGGCTCAGCGCCGACAACCGGCGCGATCTCGTTCGCCAGGTTGCTCATGCGCTCCACCCGTTCGCCCTGCGTGCCAAGCTTGGCGTGGAACGTCACATTGAGATGATCCAGGCGGGCCATGCGCTGATCGAGCGGCTTCTTCAGGTCAAGTCCGAATTTTTCCGCCGAGGTCTGCAACTGGTCGAGATCGGGCAGATCGCCCTGGTCGGTCTTCCAGAAATAGAGCGCATCCGACAATCGCGCGCGCACAACCTTGCCGTTGCCGTGGGCAATTTCCTTGCCACCATCGCTGGCCTCGATGTTGGCGGTCAGCAGGAAGCGGTTGGAAAGGTCTTCGCCAACGCCTTGCGGGCGGGTGACGAAGCACTTCTGGTTGGCGCGGATGGTCAGTCGGATCACTTCGGCCGGAATGGCGAGGAAAGCCTGCTCGAATTCGCCCATCAGCACGACAGGCCATTCGACGAGGCCCGACACTTCTTCCAACAGCCCCTCGTCTTCGACCAGTTCAAGGCCGTTGGCGAAGGCGAGGTTTTTCGCGTCGGCAAGGATGATCTCCTTGCGCCGGTCAGCGTCGAGCACGACCTTGGCCGCCTCCAGCTTGGTAACGTAGTCGTCAAAGCGGCGCACGACGATTTCGCCCGGCGCGTGAAAGCGGTGGCCGTACGTGATGTTGCCCGAGCGGATGCCGTCGATCTCGAAGTCGACGACCACCGGTTCCTCGGTCTCCGGGCCGAAAGTGCACAGGATCGACTGCAGCGGCCGAACCCAGCGCAGCGAACCGGGCTTCGCCGAGGCCGGCCCCCAGCGCATAGATTTCGGCCACGGGAAGCCACGGATAATGCCTGGCACCAGCTCGGCGATGATCTCTTCGGCCGCCCTGCCCGGCTTCGAGATATGGGCGACGTAGAAATCGCCCTTCTTCGGGTCGGAGTGGACATGCGCTTCGGCAATGGAGGACAGACCGGCCTTGCGCAGAAAGCCTTGCACCGCCTGTTCGGGCGCCGTTGTCGCGGGACCCTTGATCTCCTCGCTTATATCCTTCGAGCGCGCCGTGAGGCCTCTGACATCGAGCGTCAGACGGCGCGGCGTCCAATATTCGCGCGCCGCTTCATAGGTGAGCCCAGCCTCGACCAGACCGTCGGTCAGCATCTTCTTCAGGTCGCCCGCCGCCTTGCGCTGCATGCGCGCGGGGATTTCCTCGGAGCGAAGTTCGAGCAAAAGATCCGGCATTAGAGTTTCTCCACCCGCATGCCTTCTTTCTGTTTGCGCGTCCTCGCGCCTCCGGCGCTGCGGGCGCGCGGCTGGGCGGGGATTTCCTCGGAGCGGAGTTCTAGAAGCAGGTCAGGCATCAGGGCTCCTCACCCTCTCTATCGGAGAAGGTCGGCGCGCAGCGCCGGGATGGTGTCTCGAATGCGCGGGGAATAGCAACTCGGCTCGCCGCTGTCACCCCGCATGCTGGTTGCCGGCTTCGCCAATTTTACAAAACTCCGGACTGCCTGTCGGGCTGATGCCGCACCGTGCGTCCTTGGATCAAAGATTTCCATGAACCGAACCCGGCGCTGAAGCGACCCACGCTCAGGCAGAGAACTATTGGCTGGACGACGATGAAAACGGTATCGAGACTTCTGCAGATCCTGGCACTCAGCGCCTGCTTCGCCGCGCAGGTTCATGGCGCCTTCTCGATGCCTGGCGTCCGCCAAGCCTTGCGGACGATATCCAGCTCGAACAGCCAGAACCTGTCGCCGATCAGCACGTCGATGGAAATCGCACAGGCAGCGTGAGGCTAGGCCGCCGCCAGCCCACCAGCCTGCGTCTTCAAAAAGGCCTCGCCGCAAGCTTTCGCCAGATTGCGCACCCGCAAGATGTAGCTCTGCCGCTCGGTAACGGAGATCACGCCACGGGCATCAAGCAGGTTGAAGACATGGCTGGCCTTGATGCACTGGTCGTAAGCCGGAAAGACCATCCTGTGCATGGGCAAATTGTCATTCGAAGCCGGCGCACCGGCCTCAAGCAGCGCCTTGCATTCAGCCTCGGCGTCTTCGAAGT contains the following coding sequences:
- the glyS gene encoding glycine--tRNA ligase subunit beta; the protein is MPDLLLELRSEEIPARMQRKAAGDLKKMLTDGLVEAGLTYEAAREYWTPRRLTLDVRGLTARSKDISEEIKGPATTAPEQAVQGFLRKAGLSSIAEAHVHSDPKKGDFYVAHISKPGRAAEEIIAELVPGIIRGFPWPKSMRWGPASAKPGSLRWVRPLQSILCTFGPETEEPVVVDFEIDGIRSGNITYGHRFHAPGEIVVRRFDDYVTKLEAAKVVLDADRRKEIILADAKNLAFANGLELVEDEGLLEEVSGLVEWPVVLMGEFEQAFLAIPAEVIRLTIRANQKCFVTRPQGVGEDLSNRFLLTANIEASDGGKEIAHGNGKVVRARLSDALYFWKTDQGDLPDLDQLQTSAEKFGLDLKKPLDQRMARLDHLNVTFHAKLGTQGERVERMSNLANEIAPVVGAEPTLARRAAVLAKADLTTEVVGEFPELQGAMGRKYALLQGEHASVAAAIEEHYKPQGPSDRVPTDPVSVAVALADKLDTLVGFWAIDEKPTGSKDPYALRRAALGVVRIVLENKIKLSFSVAIAATVAAALSAYERSGEGAQARGVVAMLDARIKEYRGESRLLPESGLVARLVKDGLNKAASETFGAADPEREFFDGQRVMELEASLAPFTNDLLSFFHDRLKVYLRDQGARHDLIDAVITPRSDDLLRIVRRVEALGKFLDTEDGKNLLAGTKRAANILAAEEKKKTVVAETVEPALFREDAEKSLFAAVNQAEKEAGQAIHNEDYSGAMLALSVLREPVDSFFERVLVNDEDLAVRANRLALLARIRAATDQVADFSKIAG
- a CDS encoding ATPase, with translation MNSDHEIEVTEETSSAAGALESASETTLDHAAAATVEAADMSDDDEDGDDEDGEESDEGDAETATLLGDDEDEDEEDEEDDADDSVKAEDGEAEEDESDEETAEDDTDEEVAA
- a CDS encoding L-threonylcarbamoyladenylate synthase; its protein translation is MAEILAVGEAMERALALLAGGDVVAIPTETVYGLAGDATNGVGVARIFEAKGRPRFNPLIAHVADLAMAERIARFDPLSEKLARAFWPGPLTLVLPQRPGNGIHPLVTAGLDTIALRMPRGFGGELIARLGHPLAAPSANSSGKISATTAEAVAADLGSRIKLVVDGGATPVGLESTIVKVEAGTLRLLRPGGVAAEEIEAAVGMKLLRGAVAGIEAPGMLASHYAPGAAMRLNAEKVEAGEALLAFGGRRAEGWQAVVALKNLSVSGDLREAAANLFAYMQDLDRSGAKTIAVEPIPFDGLGEAINDRLSRAAAPRDIIPSET